GCTGGCCTGCATCGTGTCGAGAAGGCTTGAACCGTAGAAGCCCAGGATCTCCTTCACTGCGGCTGGGGGCAGGTGATGCTTGTGAGCGATGTCCAAGAACTTCTTCTCAGCGTCGGCATTCCACAGCTCCTCCGGCAGGCCTTCAGGTCGCAGATGCTTGGCATCGCCTCGATACCCTTCGGATGTCTCAGGGGCGCCCGTGATCTTCCGCCAGTTGGCGATGTCTTCAGGCCTGGCCCCTGCGCTGGGCATCTCGAGCTTTTTACCGACGAGGCCCTTGGTGGCCACATAGGCCTTCGCGAGGTCGGGGAGGCTCTGGATGGTGGCGAGGCTGCTATTCCCCTTCAGCTCGTCGCCCAGCTTGTCCTGCCAGCCTGGGCTGAGGGTGCCGTCTTCGGAGGCCCATGACCACGCCGCATCTGCACCGCCGCCTGCGCCTGGGGAGGGCTGCTGAGGCTGACTCTCGCTACTGAGAAGTGTTGAGGCCGCTGCGCCGTCGCCCCCACCGCCAGCGCTTTCACCTTCAGGGGAAAAGAGGAATGCGAATCGCCGTTTCATGCTGCTTCACCCTCCTTCTTGCCGAGTTTCACCCAACCCGCGTGGGCAATGTGGAATTCTTGGCCTGTGCCATCCAGGGCCTTGATCTCTTCGGCGGTGACGCCGAGGCGCTCAGCGAGCTTGCCTAACTGGATGTTACCTTCGGACAAGACCTTCAGGATGCGCTCCAGCAAGGCGGGGGTGTTGTCATCGCCCCCGCCTTGGCTGTCACCTTCCTTCGTGCCGCTGCTATCCGTCTGGGTAGTCACTGGATCAGCGGCAGGCTTCTTGCCTTCTCGCGCATCCGCGATGGCACGCAGCAGAGCGGTGGGGATTTCAGCGGGGATGATGCAGGCATCAGGCGGGATGATGTGGCCCTTACCCTCCACAAAGAGGGCGCGTGGGGAGTGTCCGGTGATGATGAGGTAACCCGGTGCAGGCTCCTCAATTTTGATGGTGGGGTGGTCGTCGTTCATGGCTATGGCAGTCCTGCGAGAGTTGCGCCGTGTTTTACGGCTTGTTCGATTTCGTTGATGACGGAGCATTGCCCGTCTTTGAGAGCAGCCTTCAGCGGCTCGGGATTCGAGAGATCAAAGCGCACGGCATTGGGTGGAAACTTCGCCAGCAAGTCCGCCAGCACGCGCTTGCCATCCTCGCTGCCGAGGAAGACGCGGGCATAGCATTTGCCGAGATCGTCTTTCAGTTGGGCCTCTTTCATGGCGGGTTCATGGCGCCCTCCAGTTGTTTGCCGATGGGCGAATCGGTGGGGATCTTCCCGACCTTGGCGGCTGCATCCGCCGCTGCTGCCGCCTGCTCCATCTGCTGCTGTTGGGCTTGCTGTTCGGCCCGTGCCTGCCTGATCTTATCGCGGTCAGCGATGGGCACGAGGCCATCCGCATCGAGGCCATCCGCCAGCGCTGCGGCCCGCTCCAGCTTATCGAAGTCGAAGTTGTCCAATACCCCTGGTGCAATCCTGGCAACCTGGGTTAACCGGTCAGCCGTCCGCATCCACCCGATGGAGGGTAACGATGCGAGAGAGAGCGCGATGCGTGAGCTGTAGCGGACCTTGGGCGGAGCCACGAAGCCCTGGGTCGGGCTCACAGGGGTCACCATGGAGGGTGGGACCTGCCCCACGGCGCCCGACCGAAGCAACACCCCGAAACTTCGCTCGAGCAGCGGATTGAACAGCTCGGTGGTTAGGCGTGCAAAGGTCGGGCTGAACTGGATCAGCTTCTCCTGGGACCGCTCCGCCACCTCCCGCGCCGTCATCTGCTTCGTCAGCTGGGCAAACATCTGGAAGAGATCCACATGAAAGGCCTCTTTGATGGCTCTCTGCCGCTCTTGGATCCGCTGCAGACCGATGTCATAGCGGCCCTGAGTCATCCACTCCTTGGGCATGTTTCCCTGCTGCATGTCCTTGGAGAAGTAAGTCACCCCCATGGCATTGGGATCGATCTCACCTTCCAGCTCCTCAGGAGCCAACACGGGAGGAAAGGCCATCTTCTCCGCCAGCGCATCCATCATCATCTGAAGGAAGTTCACTTGGCGTGCCTCAGGCAGCGCCGAGTAGCTGGGAGACCAGCCGTAGAGCCAGCCTGTCGCACTGCCCCACTCCAGGTAACGGGAGACAAAGACAGGCATTTCCTCATAGCCTGAATTCGAGCAGATATGGCCGCCGTCCTTCTCGAAATAGACCGAGGCAATCGGCATGTTCGGCCCATCCATCTTTGACTTATCCCGTTCCGCATCGTCACGCGGATAGATGGCGTGGATGAACTCCAGTCGCTCATGAGCTTTCGCACCGCCTTTCTCGACAAGCTCTTGAATCTTTTTGGAGACCTTCTCTTGGCCAAACTTCTGGATCGCCTGTCGAGCGGTCAGCTTGAAACAGCGCATCACGGTGTCCACGTTGCCTTCGTCATCTTCATCGAGGACGAAGGACCCCACGGGCCAGACCTGGGCATTCAGCCTCTTCTTTTTCCCTGGCTCCAGATACAGGCAGGCGGTCCCGAACGCGCCCCGGTCCAGATAGAACTCGTGGACAGCCGTGTAAAAGTTGGACGTGGCCAACTCCTCACGCGCAACGGTGGTGCACTTGGAGAGCCAGCGCTTCGCCTCATCATCCTCAAGACCGTGCGCAGGCTC
This Prosthecobacter debontii DNA region includes the following protein-coding sequences:
- a CDS encoding portal protein; amino-acid sequence: MNLSPPELSRKLLERYEALKALRAPWETLWDEISRYVIPRRTPGLMTTATPGTDSQDRLFDTTAIQACMTLANGQLAWMSPMETPWFSFEPAHGLEDDEAKRWLSKCTTVAREELATSNFYTAVHEFYLDRGAFGTACLYLEPGKKKRLNAQVWPVGSFVLDEDDEGNVDTVMRCFKLTARQAIQKFGQEKVSKKIQELVEKGGAKAHERLEFIHAIYPRDDAERDKSKMDGPNMPIASVYFEKDGGHICSNSGYEEMPVFVSRYLEWGSATGWLYGWSPSYSALPEARQVNFLQMMMDALAEKMAFPPVLAPEELEGEIDPNAMGVTYFSKDMQQGNMPKEWMTQGRYDIGLQRIQERQRAIKEAFHVDLFQMFAQLTKQMTAREVAERSQEKLIQFSPTFARLTTELFNPLLERSFGVLLRSGAVGQVPPSMVTPVSPTQGFVAPPKVRYSSRIALSLASLPSIGWMRTADRLTQVARIAPGVLDNFDFDKLERAAALADGLDADGLVPIADRDKIRQARAEQQAQQQQMEQAAAAADAAAKVGKIPTDSPIGKQLEGAMNPP
- a CDS encoding Bbp19 family protein is translated as MKEAQLKDDLGKCYARVFLGSEDGKRVLADLLAKFPPNAVRFDLSNPEPLKAALKDGQCSVINEIEQAVKHGATLAGLP